The proteins below are encoded in one region of Shewanella algae:
- a CDS encoding helix-turn-helix domain-containing protein, giving the protein MKQTQTGKRRHRNATTTPEMRRFIQESELNVSQLARLLNISEATVRKWRKRESTQDQSHTPHHLNTTLSDIQEYVVVGLRWQLKMPLDRLLQVTQEFINPHVSRSGLARCLKRHGASRLDNIDAAHSLPPKHFNKLPVYSGSKMQTYTLNSQTLADALMLPSTDEHTVVQVEAMSIPIGQQTHSVLIGMDPVSGWVYVDIYQDDDTHAADRYIAYVLKRAPFALRRLLVRNYHIFQSRFPAAAKAGRKPRPQLAATNGDAQ; this is encoded by the coding sequence ATGAAGCAAACTCAAACCGGAAAACGGCGTCATCGTAATGCCACCACCACCCCGGAAATGCGCCGCTTTATCCAGGAGTCGGAGCTCAATGTCAGCCAACTGGCACGGTTACTGAATATCAGTGAAGCAACCGTTCGCAAGTGGCGTAAACGCGAGTCGACCCAGGATCAATCCCACACCCCGCATCATCTGAATACCACTCTGAGCGATATTCAGGAGTATGTGGTTGTCGGGCTGCGCTGGCAGCTCAAGATGCCGCTGGACAGGCTGTTGCAAGTCACCCAGGAGTTTATCAATCCCCATGTTTCGCGCTCCGGGCTGGCCCGCTGTCTGAAACGCCACGGCGCATCCCGGCTCGACAATATCGATGCCGCGCACTCGCTGCCGCCGAAACACTTCAATAAGCTGCCGGTCTACAGCGGCAGCAAGATGCAAACCTACACCCTCAACAGCCAAACGCTCGCCGATGCGTTGATGCTGCCCAGTACCGATGAACACACTGTGGTTCAGGTCGAAGCCATGAGTATTCCCATTGGCCAACAGACCCATTCGGTACTCATAGGGATGGATCCCGTCAGCGGTTGGGTCTATGTCGACATCTATCAGGATGACGACACCCACGCCGCCGACCGCTACATAGCCTACGTCCTCAAGCGAGCCCCGTTTGCCCTGCGCCGCTTGCTGGTACGCAACTATCATATTTTCCAGTCCAGGTTTCCCGCTGCCGCCAAGGCAGGGCGCAAACCCAGGCCGCAACTTGCAGCCACCAATGGAGATGCTCAATGA